In one Erinaceus europaeus chromosome 3, mEriEur2.1, whole genome shotgun sequence genomic region, the following are encoded:
- the HNRNPDL gene encoding heterogeneous nuclear ribonucleoprotein D-like isoform X1 codes for MEVPPRLSHVPPPLLPSAPAPFASRSLSHWRPRLAPLLPSLVVSAARQGARRSHCHVTAQQPFRLAGGAAIKRGRRRRPDLFRRHFKSRSVRCAAAAAAAAAAAAAATRIARQHPSAYSSAAMEDMNNEYSNVEEFAEGSKINASKNQQDDGKMFIGGLSWDTSKKDLTEYLSRFGEVVDCTIKTDPVTGRSRGFGFVLFKDAASVDKVLELKEHKLDGKLIDPKRAKALKGKEPPKKVFVGGLSPDTSEEQIKEYFGAFGEIENIELPMDTKTNERRGFCFITYTDEEPVKKLLESRYHQIGSGKCEIKVAQPKEVYRQQQQQQKGGRGAAAGGRGGTRGRGRGQGQNWNQGFNNYYDQGYGNYNSAYGGDQNYSGYGGYDYTGYNYGNYGYGQGYADYSGQQSTYGKASRGGGNHQNNYQPY; via the exons ATGGAGGTCCCGCCCCGGCTTTCCCATGTGCCGCCGCCATTGTTGCCTTCCGCTCCCGCGCCGTTCGCCTCCCGCAGCCTCTCCCATTGGCGGCCGCGGCTCGCCCCGCTCCTCCCTTCGCTGGTGGTTAGCGCTGCCCGGCAGGGGGCGCGCCGGTCCCACTGCCACGTCACGGCCCAGCAGCCCTTCCGATTGGCGGGCGGGGCGGCTATAAAGCGAGGGCGCAGGCGGCGCCCGGATCTCTTCCGCCGCCATTTTAAATCTCGCTCCGTACggtgcgccgccgccgccgccgccgccgccgccgccgccgccgccgcgactCGGATCGCGCGCCAGCACCCCTCGGCCTACAGCTCCGCCGCCATGGAGGACATGAACAACGAGTACAGCAACGTCGAAGAGTTCGCGGAGGGCTCCAAGATCAACGCGAGCAAAAACCAGCAGGATGACGG TAAAATGTTTATTGGAGGCTTGAGCTGGGATACAAGCAAGAAAGATCTGACTGAATATTTGTCTCGATTTGGGGAAGTTGTAGACTGCACAATTAAGACAGATCCAGTCACTGGACGATCCAGAGGATTTGGATTTGTGCTTTTCAAAGACGCTGCTAGTGTTGATAAG gttttggaactgAAAGAACACAAGCTGGATGGCAAATTGATAGACCCCAAAAGGGCCAAAGCTTTAAAGGGGAAAGAACCCCCCAAAAAGGTGTTTGTAGGTGGATTGAGCCCAGATACTTCAGAAGAACAAATTAAAGAATATTTTGGAGCCTTTGGTGAG ATCGAAAACATTGAACTTCCTATGGatacaaaaacaaatgaaagaagaGGATTTTGTTTCATCACATACACAGATGAAGAGCCAGTGAAGAAATTGTTAGAAAGCAGATACCATCAGATTGGTTCTGGGAAG TGTGAAATCAAAGTTGCACAACCCAAAGAAGTATAcaggcaacaacagcaacaacaaaaaggaggaaggggTGCTGCAGCTGGTGGACGAGGTGGCACCAGGGGTCGAGGCCGAG GTCAGGGCCAAAACTGGAACCAAGGATTTAATAACTATTATGATCAAGGATATGGAAATTACAATAGTGCCTATGGTGGTGATCAAAACTATAGTGGCTATGGCGGATATGATTATACTGGGTATAACTATGGGAACTATGGATATGGACAGGGATATGCAGACTACAGTG GCCAGCAGAGCACTTACGGCAAGGCATCTCGAGGGGGTGGCAACCACCAAAACAATTACCAGCCATACTAA
- the HNRNPDL gene encoding heterogeneous nuclear ribonucleoprotein D-like isoform X2, which yields MEVPPRLSHVPPPLLPSAPAPFASRSLSHWRPRLAPLLPSLVVSAARQGARRSHCHVTAQQPFRLAGGAAIKRGRRRRPDLFRRHFKSRSVRCAAAAAAAAAAAAAATRIARQHPSAYSSAAMEDMNNEYSNVEEFAEGSKINASKNQQDDGKMFIGGLSWDTSKKDLTEYLSRFGEVVDCTIKTDPVTGRSRGFGFVLFKDAASVDKVLELKEHKLDGKLIDPKRAKALKGKEPPKKVFVGGLSPDTSEEQIKEYFGAFGEIENIELPMDTKTNERRGFCFITYTDEEPVKKLLESRYHQIGSGKCEIKVAQPKEVYRQQQQQQKGGRGAAAGGRGGTRGRGRGQQSTYGKASRGGGNHQNNYQPY from the exons ATGGAGGTCCCGCCCCGGCTTTCCCATGTGCCGCCGCCATTGTTGCCTTCCGCTCCCGCGCCGTTCGCCTCCCGCAGCCTCTCCCATTGGCGGCCGCGGCTCGCCCCGCTCCTCCCTTCGCTGGTGGTTAGCGCTGCCCGGCAGGGGGCGCGCCGGTCCCACTGCCACGTCACGGCCCAGCAGCCCTTCCGATTGGCGGGCGGGGCGGCTATAAAGCGAGGGCGCAGGCGGCGCCCGGATCTCTTCCGCCGCCATTTTAAATCTCGCTCCGTACggtgcgccgccgccgccgccgccgccgccgccgccgccgccgccgcgactCGGATCGCGCGCCAGCACCCCTCGGCCTACAGCTCCGCCGCCATGGAGGACATGAACAACGAGTACAGCAACGTCGAAGAGTTCGCGGAGGGCTCCAAGATCAACGCGAGCAAAAACCAGCAGGATGACGG TAAAATGTTTATTGGAGGCTTGAGCTGGGATACAAGCAAGAAAGATCTGACTGAATATTTGTCTCGATTTGGGGAAGTTGTAGACTGCACAATTAAGACAGATCCAGTCACTGGACGATCCAGAGGATTTGGATTTGTGCTTTTCAAAGACGCTGCTAGTGTTGATAAG gttttggaactgAAAGAACACAAGCTGGATGGCAAATTGATAGACCCCAAAAGGGCCAAAGCTTTAAAGGGGAAAGAACCCCCCAAAAAGGTGTTTGTAGGTGGATTGAGCCCAGATACTTCAGAAGAACAAATTAAAGAATATTTTGGAGCCTTTGGTGAG ATCGAAAACATTGAACTTCCTATGGatacaaaaacaaatgaaagaagaGGATTTTGTTTCATCACATACACAGATGAAGAGCCAGTGAAGAAATTGTTAGAAAGCAGATACCATCAGATTGGTTCTGGGAAG TGTGAAATCAAAGTTGCACAACCCAAAGAAGTATAcaggcaacaacagcaacaacaaaaaggaggaaggggTGCTGCAGCTGGTGGACGAGGTGGCACCAGGGGTCGAGGCCGAG GCCAGCAGAGCACTTACGGCAAGGCATCTCGAGGGGGTGGCAACCACCAAAACAATTACCAGCCATACTAA